From the genome of Helicobacter sp. 12S02232-10, one region includes:
- a CDS encoding ATP-binding cassette domain-containing protein has translation MKPIIQVKNLHNAYGNEIIHDGISFDVKPGEIFAILGGSGSGKSTLLRSMILLNRPSAGEINLFGYDIWNLQDKDRYKVLNRCGVLFQFGALYSSLNVLENVGIMLEEHSAYPQESIEEISKMWLDMAGLDKKTYYLYPYELSGGMKKRVGLARAMALGPEILFLDEPTSGLDPASAGKFDSLIMKLKETLHLTIVMITHDLDSIKDVVDRFILLKDRHIDFEGNLDEFILEARQRGLPKDNLFNSKRGEKFWKDI, from the coding sequence ATGAAACCGATTATCCAAGTCAAAAACCTTCATAACGCTTATGGAAATGAAATTATCCACGATGGGATTAGCTTTGATGTCAAACCTGGAGAAATTTTTGCCATTTTGGGCGGGAGCGGGAGTGGAAAAAGCACGCTATTGCGTAGTATGATACTCTTAAATCGTCCAAGTGCAGGAGAAATCAATTTGTTTGGTTATGATATTTGGAATCTGCAAGATAAAGACAGGTATAAGGTTCTCAATCGTTGTGGCGTATTGTTTCAATTTGGAGCCCTCTACAGCTCTTTGAATGTTTTGGAAAATGTTGGCATTATGCTTGAGGAGCATAGCGCTTATCCCCAAGAGAGTATTGAAGAAATTTCAAAGATGTGGTTGGATATGGCAGGATTGGACAAAAAGACCTATTATCTTTATCCCTATGAGCTTAGTGGAGGAATGAAGAAAAGAGTTGGTTTGGCTAGGGCAATGGCATTGGGTCCTGAGATTTTATTTTTGGATGAGCCTACTAGTGGGCTTGATCCTGCAAGTGCAGGTAAATTTGATTCTTTGATTATGAAACTCAAAGAGACTTTGCATTTAACAATTGTAATGATCACACACGATTTAGATTCGATCAAAGACGTTGTGGATCGGTTTATTTTGTTAAAGGATCGCCATATTGATTTTGAGGGAAATTTGGATGAATTTATTTTGGAGGCTCGCCAAAGAGGTCTTCCAAAAGATAATTTATTTAACTCAAAACGAGGAGAAAAATTTTGGAAAGACATATAA
- a CDS encoding outer membrane beta-barrel protein, whose translation MKKLQKLFLCTLFLAVILSAQDDTWNNSKSVNISIPKKENEEYGIAQIRERQELIRKKSGKYIGIGIGGFQVKKNYKEENQISLPAILSLKGGVQTFFNKNIAIRGFFGLDLATGFINYNFIKDPSHSFYSMLSLGIDIIGEFPLSKTYKHFLGAFAGIGGGATIYADNQDFSLFKKAIYTAGIMIEGGVTLSMFVKHRIEFGFKILPTAKELLNSRKFETSIMPYVMYNYKF comes from the coding sequence ATGAAAAAACTTCAAAAGCTTTTTTTATGCACATTATTTTTGGCTGTCATTTTAAGCGCACAAGATGATACTTGGAACAACTCTAAATCTGTCAATATTTCAATTCCAAAAAAAGAAAACGAAGAGTATGGAATCGCTCAAATCCGAGAAAGACAAGAGTTGATCCGAAAAAAAAGTGGCAAATACATTGGAATTGGAATCGGAGGATTTCAAGTTAAAAAAAACTACAAAGAAGAAAATCAAATAAGCCTACCAGCAATCCTATCCTTAAAAGGTGGGGTTCAAACATTTTTTAATAAAAACATCGCTATAAGGGGATTTTTTGGATTAGACCTTGCAACAGGATTTATTAACTATAATTTTATAAAAGATCCAAGCCACTCATTTTATTCAATGCTTTCTTTGGGCATTGATATTATCGGGGAGTTTCCCCTAAGCAAAACCTATAAGCATTTTTTAGGAGCTTTTGCAGGTATTGGTGGTGGTGCCACAATTTATGCAGACAATCAAGATTTTTCTTTATTTAAAAAAGCTATTTATACTGCCGGCATTATGATAGAAGGAGGCGTGACCTTGAGTATGTTTGTCAAACACCGCATTGAATTTGGCTTCAAGATACTTCCAACTGCCAAAGAACTCCTCAATAGCAGAAAATTTGAGACTAGCATTATGCCCTATGTGATGTATAACTATAAATTCTAA
- a CDS encoding MlaD family protein, with translation MERHINYTIIGGIFFAVIVCMVIFILWIGRIGVDESKYRTYYVYTDKEVSGIGPDTPVKYKGITIGSVTKIGFDKDKLGMVKIDLAINASIPIRKGSSVMIDSQGLAGLSYLSLKQSDNPEFIDDKDLRVLEFKQNFLGRIASNADEVTKELLIVLKNVKELTDAKNVQNVSNIIKSLDSLTEGLAKTKDNITALSKNSNMLLLNLNHKIENGDYDLKKILNPVVMELEMSLKSMDRVFQKGSNLLDKFDSDPYNTIFGEKK, from the coding sequence TTGGAAAGACATATAAACTACACTATCATCGGAGGAATATTTTTTGCCGTGATCGTGTGTATGGTAATTTTTATACTTTGGATAGGACGTATCGGTGTTGATGAAAGTAAATATCGCACTTACTATGTCTATACCGATAAAGAAGTATCTGGAATTGGTCCAGATACGCCGGTGAAATACAAGGGGATAACGATTGGAAGCGTGACTAAAATCGGTTTTGATAAAGATAAGCTTGGAATGGTAAAAATTGATCTTGCCATTAATGCTTCTATCCCTATTCGCAAAGGATCGTCAGTTATGATTGATTCTCAAGGACTTGCGGGTTTGAGCTATCTTTCTCTCAAACAAAGCGATAATCCTGAATTTATTGATGATAAAGATCTGCGAGTATTGGAGTTTAAGCAGAATTTTTTAGGCAGGATAGCTTCCAATGCCGATGAGGTTACTAAAGAACTTTTAATTGTTCTTAAAAATGTTAAAGAACTCACAGATGCTAAAAATGTGCAAAATGTTTCAAATATTATCAAATCGCTAGACTCACTTACAGAGGGACTTGCCAAGACAAAAGATAATATTACAGCGTTATCAAAAAATTCCAATATGTTATTATTGAATCTTAACCATAAAATTGAAAATGGAGATTATGATTTGAAAAAAATCTTAAATCCGGTTGTGATGGAGCTTGAAATGAGTCTAAAAAGTATGGATAGGGTTTTTCAGAAAGGTTCGAATTTGCTTGATAAGTTTGACTCTGACCCTTATAATACAATTTTTGGAGAGAAAAAATGA
- a CDS encoding ABC transporter permease — MPQTSLRIIQDSQKTIVSLEGNWNFQTNSKYLEALKVSLKDVKKTPLVIDFGSVVHLDFVFAVFLLNLLKSFSLHPELINVSDKMERILEIVRAWISKENLDQKNFRPNRFGNIFEKMGKHIERFYQNSLDFLNFCGMTLYFFGQSLRHPSKIRIAPLFYHINESGFKALPVSILTAFIVGSAVTLQGAMQLQGMGVPLMSIETTAKLSLREMGPFILALVIAGRSASSFTAQIGVMRITEELDAMKTMSFNLFEFLVLPRVLALVVAMPLLVFLADAFALFGGMVAIKYQLGIGFGHYIERFYETVSWNHFWVGMLKAPFFGWAIAMVGCFRGFEVKGDTESVGKLTTISVVNALFWIIFINAVFSVIFTKLNI, encoded by the coding sequence ATGCCACAAACCTCTTTGAGAATTATACAAGATTCTCAAAAAACAATTGTTTCTCTTGAGGGGAATTGGAATTTTCAGACAAACTCCAAGTATTTGGAGGCGCTTAAAGTTTCTTTAAAAGATGTTAAAAAAACACCTTTGGTGATTGATTTTGGCTCAGTTGTTCATCTTGATTTTGTTTTTGCTGTTTTTTTACTCAATCTTTTAAAATCTTTTTCCCTTCATCCTGAATTGATAAATGTTTCTGACAAGATGGAGAGGATTTTAGAAATCGTTCGTGCTTGGATTTCTAAAGAAAATTTAGATCAAAAAAATTTCAGACCAAATCGATTTGGGAATATTTTTGAAAAGATGGGTAAGCATATCGAGAGATTTTACCAGAATTCTTTGGATTTTTTAAATTTTTGTGGGATGACGCTTTATTTTTTTGGTCAATCTTTACGCCATCCATCAAAAATACGCATTGCTCCTTTGTTTTATCACATCAATGAATCTGGTTTTAAGGCTTTGCCAGTAAGTATTTTGACAGCTTTTATCGTAGGTTCTGCTGTTACACTTCAAGGAGCAATGCAACTTCAAGGGATGGGCGTTCCTCTGATGAGTATTGAGACGACTGCTAAACTTTCTTTGCGCGAAATGGGTCCTTTTATTTTGGCTTTAGTGATAGCAGGTAGGAGTGCTTCGAGTTTCACAGCACAAATTGGGGTGATGAGGATTACTGAGGAGCTTGATGCGATGAAAACAATGAGTTTTAATCTTTTTGAGTTTTTGGTTTTACCCCGTGTTCTTGCACTTGTAGTCGCAATGCCTCTGTTGGTATTTTTGGCAGATGCATTTGCTTTGTTTGGCGGAATGGTTGCAATTAAATACCAACTTGGAATTGGTTTTGGTCATTATATTGAACGTTTCTATGAGACGGTGAGTTGGAATCATTTTTGGGTAGGAATGCTGAAGGCTCCTTTTTTTGGTTGGGCAATCGCAATGGTTGGTTGTTTCAGGGGATTTGAAGTTAAGGGCGACACTGAGTCGGTAGGAAAGCTTACGACAATCAGTGTCGTGAATGCTCTTTTTTGGATTATTTTTATTAACGCCGTTTTTTCAGTTATTTTTACAAAGTTAAATATATGA